From Xiphophorus couchianus chromosome 7, X_couchianus-1.0, whole genome shotgun sequence:
ATACAACTTCTTCGATAATTTAATTGTACTTGCCTAAAAGCGTAAACGTGTAATTATAGACCGCCAGTTAATGTCCCTTACGAGCTCCCGTCTACAAAACCCATCGTCGCTCTATCCCGCTTTTTCAGACCGTGAAGAACTGTGGCACACCTTTCCTCCAATTGCTGGCTGCCTTTGAACAAATCCACCAATGAAATAGAGGATTTTACAGTCGTAGGCGGAACTTCCGGTTGCCTGTCCAAACCGACTGAGGCCTCTCCATGCGGTTTTGATCCGGTGGATTTCAGCGCTAACGTCGTACAGGTATGAGCGCCGTGTAGAGCTAAATTATTACAGTTTCTAGTGTTTACGGGGTTAGTGTATGGTTAAACGTTCACGTTTTAATTGCGTGTATTTAGATTTTGTCAGAAGGTAACTCGTGTTAAATTGAAATAGTTGTTAGCTTAACCCGGACGTTGACGCTAGAGCGCTGTAGCTTAGCCTTTTAGCTTAGCATCCCCAACACCTGGTCAATTGTGccgtttttctttaaatgtagcTCCCGTGTTTATCTCTAAATTTAACTTCAAGTAATAAATGTCTCGTGTCGAGAGCATATTAGCAGATGTCCATTTTAAACTGTATAACCCGCTAAGTTAACAACGGTTATGCAACACAATAGGTTTTCATTGTGGTTAGCACGCAGAGGCTAACAGTTAAAACGACGCGCTGTCTGAcctatttgtgtgttttttcctttttttttcctcgcgTGGAGATTTTGTTCGAAGTGCGCTTTTTGCGCAAACTACAACAACTAATGCTGTTGGTCGTAAAAACCAGCTAGTAAACGTCGACTTTATACCAGTATGTTTTGAATAGCGTGCCGGGCTAAGACAATACAAATGGTTTCACTCAAGGTCTGCTTTGGCATTGAGCGTGGGCGAATTCGGGACCTTTCACGGAACCACAACACGTATTAAACGAcgtactttataataaaaacttccataagtgatgttttgtttgtgtttgtgtaccAGGCAAACCATAATCACGTATAATGGCTGAGAACGACGTTGACAACGAGCTGCTCGATTATGAGGAGGATGATGAGCCACAAGGAGCCCCGGAGAGCGCGACCCCGGTGGGGAAGAAGGAGGTGAAGGGGTCTTACGTTTCCATCCACAGCTCCGGCTTCAGGGACTTCCTCTTGAAGCCAGAGCTCCTCCGGGCCATCATAGACTGTGGTTTCGAGCATCCGTCTGAAGGTAAAAGATCACCCAATTGTACAGAGacatttcatgtttattttgtttttttgaactATAAAATACTGCAGTGGcagaataaagtcaaacttCCTCCAGTTAtcttagttatttattttttattttttccatttttgcttgtttcttttatgaaattttgATATGTGTATATCATGACGGGAccgtatttatattttttctttgaataatCCTAGTGGAGAATACGGTCTAAATGTTAGAACCTCACATACCCAGGATGATTGCAGAGTTGGCTCCTCTTATTTTTGGAGATTTATTTCTTCCTTGCTGTTTCAGTGAGGGGGGAGGCAGATCTAGTGATTCGTACATTTTACTGCTGGACAGCATAGCAGAAATTACACACCCTAGTGTTTTGTAGGTGTGGAAGTTCTGGCTAAGCTTGTTTGTTTGCACCTGCATTGTCATTCAAGGAACATATTATTCAATGAATATGCTgccaaagtattttttttccccctttgatTCTCGAAAtgattagtgattttttttaatgtttctgttttcagtccAGCATGAGTGCATCCCCCAGGCCATCCTCGGCATGGACATCCTGTGCCAAGCCAAGTCTGGCATGGGCAAGACGGCCGTGTTCGTCCTGGCCACGTTGCAACAGATCGAGCCCGTTGACGGACAGGTGAGTTCGCTTAGGGACCGCAGCGGTTTGGGTCGGATTTGGTAAACTGTGAAGAACTCATTATGATTTTGGGCCGCGCAAAGATCACAGATGTCCTCAAAgggacatttttgtttgtggaaacaaaacatgtatAAAACCTATGCCAGCTGCATAACATGAGTACTTAACGTTAAATAACATTGATCATCTTTTCATGTTGGTTAAAATTGCCAGTATACAAATAAACTCTGCCTTGATTTAATTGATAAAAAGTTATTGAAGTACACAACTGTTTATTGCTCACAAATTGATTGCAATATTCAAAAATTAAGACAATTGGGGCAGATTTATTAGTGCTCCCATATAATAGACATAATTATCTccataataatttaaaacaaactcaataatattgatttgcttgattttgtttttctctttctactgaaaactggatgataaaagtcttcagtctggtgttttacTCTACCAGCTGTTTAGAGACTCCATAAATCCTtttgtctgttgttttgtttgtttattttttatatttaaaatgtcttccagttcttGTGTTAAATGTACAgtagattttaaagtttattgatctttgacaatgtattcttgcattattatacattacttgaaaatggtctcaaaacaacaatattgtcatttatcacaataacgtCTGGGGCAATATATCGTGACGGGACCGTATATAtagtttccatccatccatccattttctgttcacccttgtccctaatggggtcgggagggttgctggtgcccatctccagctacgttccgggcgagaggcggggcacaccctggacaggtcgccagtctgtcgcagggcaacacagagacatacaggacaaacaaccatgcacactcacacctagggagaatttagagaaaccaattgacctgacaggcatgtttttggactgtgggaggaagccggagtacccggagagaacccacgcatgcacagggagaacatgcaaactccatgcagaaagaccccggccgggaatcgaacccaggaccttcttgctgcaaggcaacagtgctaccaactgcgccactgtgcagccctatatatagtttttctttgattaatcTATTATCAGAATAATctattgattaattgataactagAACTTTAAATTAGTCTTTTTCTTAGTCAAAAATGGATGTTTCAAGCTGTTTGGGAATATAACTCGTACGTCTGCCATCGCCACGGCGTCTCACTCTGTGTCCCCCGACTCCCCACCAGGTCTCTGTGTTAGTCATGTGCCACACACGAGAGCTGGCCTTCCAGATCAGCAAAGAGTACGAGCGCTTCTCCAAGTACATGCCCAACGTGAAGTGCGCCGTGTTCTTCGGCGGCCTGGCCATCAAGAAGGACGAGGACACCCTGAAGAAGAACTGCCCTCACATCGTGGTCGGGACCCCCGGGCGGACCCTGGCTCTGATCCGCAACAAGACCCTGAGTCTGAAGAACGTCAAGCATTTCGTCCTGGACGAGTGCGACAAGATGCTGGAGGCGCTCGGTACGTCTTCCCGTTTGTCGCCGACTGTTCGAAGATAAAGGCGAGTGTGTTTATGGTTTTCCTTCCTCCCTCTATCCGCAGACATGAGGCGCGACGTGCAGGACATTTTCAGGATCACCCCCCACGAGAAGCAGGTCATGATGTTCAGCGCTACGCTGAGTAAGGAGATCCGGCCAGTCTGCCGCAAATTCATGCAGGACGTAAGAGAAACTCGTAACTTTTTCGCCTTCTGTCAAGTTTGGAGGTTTACTtcagcctgtcacaataagcagtTTATCCATTAATTACATGATAAATGAGCGCAATAATTTTCAGATATGTTTTGAAAGgctattttatttgcatttttacttATGGGTTCAGTTgtttgtggcttttatttccttttgatgtattgtttttggttaatgtgttttattccagatgtttagaataaataattaaataattttgatgtgaaaattttcaaactcagaaatttcctcttttttctttaggAAAAAGGAGATTTATTATGCATTAGTCTCTGAATGTCTGagatttttctagcaaatttaagacttttcaaactcagaaattagcttctttttttttttttttagcaaatctttgaaatgttttggtgGAAACGTACTTGGTCTAGAACTAAACAAAGCAGTGTTGCAATCTGTAATGAATTCTTACGTATAGGATGCAAGAATTACAACACTTACAATGTCATAAATCACCCAAATTAAATGCAGTGCAACAAACTGCCATGTAAGGaaaggaaaatacaaataaaaggaGCAAATTCACTAGAGGCTTCTGTTTTGgtcttgtttcattttcattcatgtttttcctGCAGCCGATGGAGGTGTTTGTGGACGACGAGACCAAACTTACGCTGCACGGTCTGCAGCAGTACTACTGTAAGCTGAAGGACAGCGAGAAAAACCGCAAGCTCTTTGACCTGCTGGACGTCTTGGAGTTCAACCAGGTAAATCTACGGGCCAGACATTTGACACGATGTCGTCATGGAGCTCCTCAagttaaacagcaaaaaacactgaaagatAGTGGAAAGGTTcaggttatttaaaaaaaaattatttttttttgtcacctgtTTCAGAAAGTTAAACTAAACTTAATATAGATTTGTtacagaaagcaaaaatatttcaagccttcTTTTCTTGTAGTTCCGACTATTGCAGGTAATGAAAACCCCTAATTCAGGATATCAGAACTATATTGAAATATTGGAAACTCATTGACATGTAAATGTTTCCTGAGCCTTTAGATTATCTCAGTCTGGATCAGTAGGACGCAGTCAGGAGCAAGATGGCCAACTGGGCAGACGTCCTTGACACCCTCCACAAGTGACATAAGGTCTTTGCTACGAAAGCTGGTTATTCAGAGTGCTGTATATTATTTTAAGcaatattgtaattttctgagactgaattttgggttttcattatgTTGACCATAAagacttaaaatatttcactctgtcATAAGTCTATACAATTCCGAGTTTCATTTCCAGAAATAAGCGACACAGAAAATTGGCTctctttcaaaatgttcaaatttccTCTTTAAACCTACCCATGTTTGTAGTCTGGCATCACCCCTCTAAGTTCCAACGCTCTGCCTCTAGGTGGTGATCTTTGTCAAGTCTGTGCAGCGCTGCATCGCTCTGTCTCAGCTGCTGGTGGAGCAGAACTTCCCCGCCATCGCCATCCACAGAGCAATGGTCCAGGAGGAAAGGTGAGACCCCCAGAAAGCTCACCGCTCTGCTCACACACTGATAAACACACAAGCCTGGACCAGCTAAATGTGTTCATGGGAGCAGAAGGCATCTTCATTTGACCCGACTAAGGTTGAAACGAGTAATTGACTTAATCTTGATTGTGTGGTGATTTATCGGGAttaataatgattaatcaattattgaaatcgTCAACTAGTTTAGTAATCCATTAACTGGAGAATACAAACCCAAGAAATGGCCATCTGCTGAAGGAACAACACAGTAGGGAGGCAGAACTACAAAGAACATggatattttgtatttaagatggggaaaaaatcaccttgtctgtaaatatggtCCACACAGAACTCCTCAATGGTTCAAAttctggttttatgtttgagattagttttttttatccaattattaatccaaaagtagactttttttttttttatatactccAGATGCATCCTTTGTTGCAAATAGAAGCATTCTTTAAAAGAATGctgttgcattttaggtaatacaattttgttttcttatttgaaaaagtaatttaattattttttttttaacatatatttcaAATGCTGTTTAAAAACAGGTGCAagtggctaaatgaaaaatctgcaaaatgtgtcaatttttttttttttaaacgataAATCGTTTTGTTCCTGCTCTCCTCGCAGACTCTCTCGCTACCAGCAGTTCAAGGACTTCCAGAGACGGATCTTGGTGGCGACCAACCTGTTTGGCCGAGGGATGGACATCGAGAGGGTGAACATCGTCTTCAACTACGACATGCCCGAAGACTCAGACACCTATTTGCACAGGGTGAGAAACTGgccttccttcctcctctctctttctctctctcggCCATTTTGAAATATTCCAGGAAGTTCTTTTCTGTTTGGATAATAaggtgtttgtttgtttttttgttgtttatttaacaaTCAGGTCGCCCGTGCCGGTCGGTTCGGAACCAAAGGCCTGGCCATAACCTTCGTGTCGGACGAAACCGACGCCAAGATCCTGAACGACGTGCAGGACCGCTTTGAAGTCAACGTGGCCGAGCTGCCGGATGAGATCGACATCTCGTCTTACAGTAAGTTCCCACCACAGCTCAGCTTAATGGTGTTTACTGCTTTTTAGAAGTCTGCAGATGTTTGACGCGTCTCTCCTTTGCCCCCCCGCCCGCCCAGTCGAGCAGTCCAGATGAGCCCTCACCCCTCCAGACCAACAGAAGTCTCCTCTTCGTGGATCCAGTCTTTTTATTTGGAAGTAGACGTACTTCGTTGTTGATTTGAAAGCTCTGCACGTTTGTTCACAAAaacgtttatttttattgtcagtttATGGGACAGGGGGGTTTTGATTTCAATTTCTTCTatggtttcttttatttttttgttttgcctcaattaaaactttttataaaatgccatttttatcGTTGTGCTCTCTCTCATTAAGACTGTTGTCTCTGCATTGTTTTATTGCGCTGTTGAGGTAAACCTTAATAGACTTGAGGAGAACTTGGagctgtctttatttttctttttgctttttccaaaGCCTAGATTTGTATTGTAGGGTTTTATATCTTCAATGCTAAAGGTCAGCTTTCTTTAGATTTGAGTAAATGGACTGATTTGGCTCATGTGGCAGCTCTTTGTACGACTTTCTAATGGAATGCCTTCTATATATTAAGTCAACAAATAGAATCCTAGTGGTGAAATGGCAGATTTTGGCAAAGTTTAGGCACTGTACCCCCCCTCCCTCCCAAAAAAACCCTGATTCTCACTATGTATGTCCTAGTATTTTGGtgtgtaaacataaaaataaattggaacAAACAAATGTGAGAAGTGGCTGCTTGAAACTGACTTGCCATGCTAGCAGCTGGGAATGATCTTGGTAACAAGTGGAGTGATATTTTGGCAGTAttgatatgaaaatataaaacatttttttaaatttcttttgtgcaaaacaaatttcTACTGCTGCTACAATATTGCAGCAGATTTGAGTCGTAGTTGGTAAATCGCCACAAAAAGGAACCCACTAAATTTAGGCGCTGTAGTGAAGTGCTCATTGCATTATGTTTCGTACCTGTTCTTTGAAGTGACAAAAGCATAGCAAGCTAATGTTAGCTGgttaattattaaaagtaaaaaaagaaaaattaattgaataaactcaaaatattgATGGCGGTGcaaagaaaagtttaataaaattaagtttatgGATAAAGCATCGGCTTTGTAAGACTGCTTTATGAGAATCTTCAGCCAGAGGCTTCTTCAGCTTCACTGTAACACAGAtggctacaggagatccttttTACCCACAACCATCAGCATCTACAACTACTAGAATCTTGAATAATATgaattacaatatt
This genomic window contains:
- the ddx39ab gene encoding DEAD (Asp-Glu-Ala-Asp) box polypeptide 39Ab; translated protein: MAENDVDNELLDYEEDDEPQGAPESATPVGKKEVKGSYVSIHSSGFRDFLLKPELLRAIIDCGFEHPSEVQHECIPQAILGMDILCQAKSGMGKTAVFVLATLQQIEPVDGQVSVLVMCHTRELAFQISKEYERFSKYMPNVKCAVFFGGLAIKKDEDTLKKNCPHIVVGTPGRTLALIRNKTLSLKNVKHFVLDECDKMLEALDMRRDVQDIFRITPHEKQVMMFSATLSKEIRPVCRKFMQDPMEVFVDDETKLTLHGLQQYYCKLKDSEKNRKLFDLLDVLEFNQVVIFVKSVQRCIALSQLLVEQNFPAIAIHRAMVQEERLSRYQQFKDFQRRILVATNLFGRGMDIERVNIVFNYDMPEDSDTYLHRVARAGRFGTKGLAITFVSDETDAKILNDVQDRFEVNVAELPDEIDISSYIEQSR